In Streptomyces sp. NBC_00448, the following are encoded in one genomic region:
- the shc gene encoding squalene--hopene cyclase has product MTATTDGSPGTPTHRTPSASSASEPEPVPAGDTEAAAQRAVQRAADHLLARQHPDGWWKGDLETNVTMDAEDLLLREFLGIRDDSVTAASARWIRSQQREDGAWATFHGGPGDVSATIEAYVALRLAGDDPAEAHMALAAKWSRGEGGVAASRVFTRIWLALFGWWSWDDLPEMPPEVIFLPKWMPLNIYSFGCWARQTIVPLTVVGAHRPVRPAPFGIDELHVDPARPYPKKRRKSITSWDGVFQRLDQVLHVYRRFSPRVLRRSAMNACARWIIERQEADGCWGGIQPPAVYSVMALHLLGYDLDHPVVKAGLDSLDRFAVWPEEGVRMIEACQSPVWDTCLATIALADAGVPADHPALVKAADWMLGEQITRPGDWSVQRPQLAPGGWAFEFHNDNYPDIDDTAEVVLALRRIAHPDQARVDSAIDKAVRWNVGMQSRNGAWGAFDADNTSPFPNRLPFCDFGEVIDPPSADVTAHVVEMLAALGLEHDGHTRRGIDWLLGEQEDSGAWFGRWGVNYIYGTGSAVPALAAAGLAPDHPAIRRAVDWLHEVQNADGGWGEDLRSYSEQEWAGRGHSTPSQTAWALMALLSAGERDTESVERGVRWLADTQLADGSWDEPYFTGTGFPRDFSINYHLYRMVFPLTALGRYARSEPFGAGHPAASAGSSAVITSGGGTAGTGMPSSTIPSTTIPSTGKGA; this is encoded by the coding sequence ATGACAGCGACGACCGATGGCAGTCCAGGGACGCCAACCCACCGGACACCTTCGGCCAGTAGCGCCTCGGAGCCGGAGCCTGTTCCAGCCGGCGACACAGAGGCGGCGGCGCAGCGTGCCGTGCAGCGCGCCGCAGACCATCTCCTGGCACGGCAGCACCCTGACGGATGGTGGAAAGGCGACCTCGAAACAAACGTGACGATGGATGCCGAGGACCTGCTGCTGCGGGAGTTCCTCGGCATCCGCGACGACAGCGTCACCGCGGCCTCGGCCCGCTGGATTCGCTCCCAGCAGCGCGAGGACGGCGCCTGGGCCACCTTCCACGGTGGTCCGGGCGACGTCTCGGCCACCATCGAGGCGTACGTCGCGCTGCGGCTGGCCGGGGACGACCCGGCCGAGGCGCACATGGCGCTGGCCGCCAAGTGGTCGCGCGGCGAGGGAGGGGTGGCCGCCAGCCGGGTCTTCACCCGGATCTGGCTCGCCCTGTTCGGCTGGTGGAGCTGGGACGACCTGCCGGAGATGCCGCCCGAGGTCATCTTCCTGCCCAAGTGGATGCCGCTGAACATCTACTCGTTCGGCTGCTGGGCCCGGCAGACCATCGTGCCGCTCACCGTGGTCGGCGCCCACCGGCCGGTGCGCCCGGCGCCGTTCGGCATCGACGAGCTGCATGTCGATCCGGCCCGGCCCTACCCCAAGAAGCGCCGGAAGTCGATCACCAGCTGGGACGGCGTCTTCCAGCGCCTCGACCAGGTGCTGCACGTCTACCGCCGGTTCAGCCCCCGGGTGCTGCGCCGCAGCGCGATGAACGCGTGTGCCCGCTGGATCATCGAGCGCCAGGAGGCCGACGGCTGCTGGGGCGGCATTCAGCCGCCCGCCGTCTACTCGGTGATGGCCCTCCACCTGCTCGGGTACGACCTGGACCACCCGGTGGTCAAGGCCGGGCTCGACTCGCTGGATCGTTTCGCCGTATGGCCCGAGGAGGGCGTGCGGATGATCGAGGCGTGCCAGTCCCCGGTCTGGGACACCTGCCTGGCGACCATCGCGCTCGCCGACGCCGGCGTCCCCGCCGACCACCCCGCGCTGGTCAAGGCCGCCGACTGGATGCTCGGCGAGCAGATCACCCGCCCCGGCGACTGGTCCGTGCAGCGCCCGCAACTGGCGCCGGGCGGCTGGGCGTTCGAGTTCCACAACGACAACTACCCGGACATCGACGACACCGCCGAGGTGGTGCTCGCGCTGCGCCGGATCGCCCACCCCGACCAGGCCCGGGTGGACTCCGCGATCGACAAGGCGGTGCGCTGGAACGTCGGCATGCAGTCGAGGAACGGCGCATGGGGCGCCTTCGACGCCGACAACACCAGCCCCTTCCCGAACCGGCTGCCGTTCTGCGACTTCGGCGAGGTGATCGACCCGCCGTCGGCCGACGTGACCGCGCATGTCGTGGAGATGCTCGCCGCGCTCGGCCTGGAGCACGACGGGCACACCCGGCGCGGCATCGACTGGCTGCTGGGGGAACAGGAGGACAGCGGCGCCTGGTTCGGCCGCTGGGGTGTCAACTACATCTACGGCACCGGGTCGGCCGTCCCCGCGCTGGCCGCGGCCGGGCTCGCCCCGGACCACCCGGCGATCCGCCGGGCCGTCGACTGGCTGCACGAGGTGCAGAACGCCGACGGCGGCTGGGGCGAGGACCTGCGGTCCTACTCCGAGCAGGAGTGGGCCGGCCGCGGGCACTCCACTCCCTCGCAGACCGCGTGGGCGCTGATGGCGCTGCTGTCGGCCGGCGAGCGGGACACCGAGTCGGTCGAGCGCGGGGTGCGCTGGCTGGCCGACACCCAGTTGGCGGACGGCTCGTGGGATGAGCCGTACTTCACCGGCACCGGCTTCCCGCGCGACTTCTCGATCAACTACCACCTGTACCGGATGGTCTTCCCGCTGACCGCGCTCGGCCGCTACGCCCGCTCCGAGCCCTTCGGCGCCGGCCACCCGGCGGCCTCGGCCGGCTCGTCCGCCGTGATCACGTCGGGCGGCGGCACGGCCGGCACCGGCATGCCCAGTTCCACCATCCCGAGCACCACTATCCCGAGCACCGGAAAGGGGGCCTAG
- a CDS encoding aspartate aminotransferase family protein, producing the protein MPDPDSAVPGAQPKGFDLGTLLAERGGERYELHTKHLNHQLPRMLRTIGFDKYYERAEGAHFWDAEGNDYLDMLAGFGVMGVGRHHPVVRKALHDVLDAGLPDLTRFDCQPLPGLLAEKLLAHTPHLDRVFFGNSGTEAVETALKFARYATGKPRVLYCKHSFHGLTTGSLSVNGEEGFQDGFAPLLPDTEVEVGDLDALARELKRGDVAAMIVEPIQGHGVHIPPAGYLRSAQSLLRAHKALLICDEVQTGIGRTGRFYAYQHEEGVEPDLLTVAKTLSGGYVPVGATLGKDWIFKKVFSSMDRVLVHSASYGSNAQAMVAGLATLSVVEDEQLVENSRRMGDLLRTRLAALVDEYELLKDVRGRGLMVAVEFGRPKSLKLRSRWTMLQAARKGLFAQMVVVPLLQRHRILTQVSGDHIEVIKLIPPLVVDEADVDRFVQAFTEVMDDAHGGGGLMWDFGRTLVKQAVANR; encoded by the coding sequence ATGCCGGACCCGGACAGCGCGGTTCCCGGTGCGCAGCCGAAGGGGTTCGACCTGGGCACCCTGCTCGCGGAGCGGGGCGGTGAGCGGTACGAGCTGCACACCAAGCACCTGAACCACCAACTGCCGCGGATGCTGCGCACCATCGGCTTCGACAAGTACTACGAGCGGGCCGAGGGCGCGCACTTCTGGGACGCCGAGGGCAACGACTACCTGGACATGCTCGCCGGCTTCGGCGTGATGGGCGTCGGCCGCCACCACCCGGTGGTCCGCAAGGCGCTGCACGACGTGCTGGACGCGGGGCTGCCGGACCTGACCCGGTTCGACTGCCAGCCGCTGCCCGGGCTGCTCGCCGAGAAGCTGCTCGCCCACACCCCGCACCTGGACCGGGTGTTCTTCGGCAACAGCGGCACCGAGGCGGTGGAGACCGCGCTGAAGTTCGCCCGGTACGCCACGGGTAAGCCCCGGGTGCTGTACTGCAAGCACTCCTTCCACGGCCTGACCACCGGCTCGCTGTCGGTCAACGGGGAGGAGGGCTTCCAGGACGGCTTCGCGCCCCTGCTGCCCGACACCGAGGTCGAGGTCGGCGACCTCGACGCGCTGGCCCGCGAACTCAAGCGCGGCGACGTGGCGGCGATGATCGTCGAGCCCATCCAGGGCCACGGCGTGCACATCCCCCCGGCCGGCTACCTGCGCTCCGCCCAGTCGCTGCTGCGCGCGCACAAGGCGCTGCTGATCTGCGACGAGGTGCAGACCGGCATCGGCCGCACCGGCCGCTTCTACGCCTACCAGCACGAGGAGGGCGTCGAGCCCGACCTGCTCACGGTGGCGAAGACGCTCTCCGGCGGCTACGTCCCGGTGGGCGCGACCCTCGGCAAGGACTGGATCTTCAAGAAGGTCTTCTCCTCGATGGACCGGGTGCTGGTGCACTCGGCCAGTTACGGCTCCAACGCGCAGGCCATGGTGGCCGGCCTGGCCACGCTGTCGGTGGTCGAGGACGAGCAACTGGTCGAGAACTCCCGGCGGATGGGCGACCTGCTGCGCACCCGGCTGGCCGCGCTCGTCGACGAGTACGAACTGCTGAAGGACGTCCGTGGCCGCGGGCTGATGGTCGCGGTCGAGTTCGGCCGGCCCAAGTCGCTGAAGCTGCGCAGCCGTTGGACGATGCTCCAGGCCGCACGCAAGGGCCTGTTCGCCCAGATGGTGGTGGTGCCGCTGCTCCAGCGGCACCGCATCCTCACGCAGGTCTCCGGGGACCACATCGAGGTGATCAAGCTGATCCCGCCGCTCGTCGTCGACGAGGCGGACGTGGACCGCTTCGTGCAGGCGTTCACCGAGGTGATGGACGACGCGCACGGCGGGGGCGGGCTGATGTGGGACTTCGGCCGGACCCTGGTGAAGCAGGCGGTGGCCAACCGGTAG
- the hpnE gene encoding hydroxysqualene dehydroxylase HpnE, with amino-acid sequence MTTTRSGPEAGPAGTEAGRPERARGRRTAVVVGGGLAGVTAALALADAGVEVTLTEARPRLGGLAFSFKRGELTVDNGQHVFLRCCTAYQWFLDRIAARDLVTLQDRLDVPVFDADTGKLGRIGRVALPVPLHLAPSLVRYPHLSVAERASVGRAALALRGLDLDDPALDRVDFGSWLAGRGQSARTIEALWDLVAVATLNATSGQSSLALAAMVFKTGLLSEPGAADIGWAAAPLGDLHDGRARAALDAAGVRVLLRTRAVGLTPRPEGPDAAADGAAGRDVAHAGWRVDVETGPGRGEQLTAGTVVLAVPQQETHELLPAGALDEPEKLLRIGTAPILNVHVIYDRQVLQQPFLAALGSPVQWVFDRTKSSGHTGGGQYVALSQSAVQDEIDLPVAELRRRYLPELERVLPASRGAAVRDFFVTRERTATFAPTPGVAALRPGPATRAPGLYLAGAWTATGWPATMEGAVRSGLYASRQALSALGLPCEYGVLEAA; translated from the coding sequence ATGACGACCACCCGATCCGGCCCGGAGGCCGGTCCAGCCGGCACCGAGGCCGGCCGCCCCGAGCGCGCCCGCGGGCGGCGCACCGCCGTCGTGGTCGGCGGCGGCCTGGCCGGGGTGACCGCCGCGCTCGCGCTGGCCGACGCCGGGGTCGAGGTGACCTTGACCGAGGCCCGGCCCCGGCTGGGCGGTCTCGCCTTCTCCTTCAAGCGCGGCGAGTTGACCGTCGACAACGGCCAGCACGTCTTCCTGCGCTGCTGCACCGCCTACCAGTGGTTCCTGGACCGGATCGCGGCCCGCGACCTGGTGACGCTTCAGGACCGGCTGGACGTCCCGGTCTTCGACGCCGACACCGGCAAGCTCGGCCGGATCGGCCGGGTGGCGCTGCCGGTTCCGCTGCACCTCGCGCCGAGCCTGGTGCGCTACCCGCACCTGTCGGTGGCCGAGCGGGCGTCGGTCGGGCGGGCGGCGCTCGCGCTGCGCGGCCTGGACCTCGACGATCCGGCGCTGGACCGGGTCGACTTCGGCAGCTGGCTCGCCGGGCGCGGGCAGTCCGCCCGCACCATCGAGGCGCTGTGGGACCTGGTCGCGGTGGCCACTCTCAACGCCACGTCGGGGCAGTCCTCGCTGGCCCTGGCCGCGATGGTGTTCAAGACCGGCCTGCTGTCCGAGCCGGGCGCCGCCGACATCGGCTGGGCCGCGGCACCCCTGGGCGACCTGCACGACGGCCGGGCCCGCGCGGCGCTGGACGCGGCGGGGGTGCGGGTGCTGCTGCGGACCCGCGCGGTCGGTCTGACGCCCCGTCCGGAAGGCCCGGACGCGGCCGCCGACGGGGCCGCGGGACGTGACGTCGCACACGCCGGGTGGCGCGTGGACGTCGAGACCGGCCCCGGCCGCGGCGAGCAACTGACCGCCGGCACCGTGGTGTTGGCCGTGCCGCAGCAGGAGACCCACGAACTGCTGCCGGCCGGCGCGCTGGACGAGCCGGAAAAGCTCTTGCGCATCGGCACCGCGCCGATCCTCAATGTCCATGTGATCTACGACCGGCAGGTGCTCCAGCAGCCGTTCCTGGCGGCGCTCGGCAGCCCGGTCCAGTGGGTCTTCGACCGCACGAAGAGCTCCGGGCACACCGGCGGCGGCCAGTACGTCGCGCTCTCCCAGTCGGCCGTGCAGGACGAGATCGACCTGCCGGTGGCCGAGCTGCGCCGCCGCTACCTGCCCGAACTGGAGCGCGTGCTGCCCGCGTCCCGCGGCGCCGCCGTCCGTGACTTCTTCGTCACCCGCGAACGCACCGCGACCTTCGCGCCCACCCCGGGTGTGGCCGCCCTGCGGCCCGGGCCCGCCACGCGCGCCCCCGGCCTGTACCTGGCCGGCGCGTGGACCGCCACCGGCTGGCCCGCGACCATGGAGGGTGCGGTGCGCAGCGGCCTGTACGCCTCCCGACAAGCTTTGTCCGCCCTTGGACTGCCCTGCGAATACGGCGTACTGGAGGCGGCATGA
- the hpnD gene encoding presqualene diphosphate synthase HpnD — protein sequence MTRTVNGSAHTSGQVLAAYKYCETVTGHEARNFAYGIRLLPMAKRQAMSAVYAFSRRVDDIGDGELPPDEKLRRLEDARTLLHRVEAHEVEEDDTDPVAVALADAAALFPIPMGGLGELIDGVQMDVRGESYETWDDLAVYCRCVAGAIGRVSLGVFGTVNGHDHARAAEYADTLGLALQLTNILRDVREDAGNGRTYLPAQDLAKFGCAEGFHGDTPPAGSDFAGLVEFEVRRARALFATGYRLLPMLDRRSGACVAAMAGIYRRLLERFAADPEAVLRGRVSLPGREKAYVAVRGLAGLDARRTARTPAPVAAPRRDA from the coding sequence GTGACCCGGACCGTGAACGGTTCCGCGCACACGTCCGGACAGGTGCTTGCTGCATACAAGTACTGTGAGACCGTGACCGGCCACGAGGCCCGCAACTTCGCCTACGGAATCCGCCTGCTGCCCATGGCGAAGCGGCAGGCGATGTCGGCGGTCTACGCCTTCTCCCGGCGGGTCGACGACATCGGGGACGGCGAGCTGCCGCCCGACGAGAAACTGCGCCGTCTGGAGGACGCCCGCACCCTGCTGCACCGGGTCGAGGCCCACGAGGTGGAGGAGGACGACACCGACCCGGTCGCCGTCGCCCTCGCCGACGCCGCCGCGCTCTTCCCCATCCCGATGGGGGGCCTGGGCGAACTCATCGACGGCGTCCAGATGGACGTTCGGGGCGAGAGTTACGAGACGTGGGACGACCTGGCCGTTTACTGCCGCTGTGTGGCGGGAGCTATCGGTAGGGTCTCATTGGGCGTTTTCGGCACCGTGAATGGGCACGATCATGCACGTGCCGCCGAATACGCCGACACACTCGGCCTCGCTCTGCAACTCACCAACATCCTGCGCGACGTCCGCGAGGATGCCGGGAACGGACGCACGTACCTGCCCGCGCAGGACCTCGCGAAGTTCGGCTGCGCCGAGGGATTCCACGGTGACACCCCGCCGGCCGGCTCCGACTTCGCCGGGCTGGTCGAGTTCGAAGTACGCCGGGCCCGCGCGCTGTTCGCCACCGGCTACCGGCTGCTGCCGATGCTCGACCGCAGGAGCGGCGCCTGCGTCGCCGCGATGGCCGGCATCTACCGGCGGCTGCTGGAGCGGTTCGCCGCCGACCCCGAGGCGGTGTTGCGCGGCCGGGTCTCGCTGCCCGGCCGGGAGAAGGCGTATGTCGCGGTCCGCGGCCTGGCCGGACTCGACGCCCGCCGTACCGCGCGTACTCCCGCCCCCGTCGCCGCCCCGCGGAGGGACGCGTGA
- the hpnH gene encoding adenosyl-hopene transferase HpnH yields MAMPLRQTVRVASYLFEQKMVRRREKFPLIVELEPLFACNLKCEGCGKIQHPAGVLKQRMPVAQAVGAVLESGAPMVSIAGGEPLMHPQIDEIVRQLVARKKYVFLCTNALLMRKKMDKFTPSPYFAFTVHIDGLRERHDESVAKEGTFDEAVEAIKEAKRRGFRVTTNSTFFNTDTPQTIVEVLNFLNDDLQVDEMMLSPAFAYEKAPDQDHFLGVEQTRELFRKAFGDGNRKKWRLNHSPLFLDFLEGKADFPCTAWAIPNYSLFGWQRPCYLMSDGYVATYQKLIDETDWDKYGRGKDERCDNCMAHCGYEPTAVLATMGSLKESIRAARETVASNRAK; encoded by the coding sequence ATGGCCATGCCGCTCCGTCAGACCGTCCGCGTCGCGTCATACCTCTTTGAACAGAAAATGGTTAGGCGTCGCGAAAAGTTCCCGCTGATCGTCGAACTCGAACCGCTCTTCGCCTGCAACCTCAAATGCGAGGGCTGTGGCAAGATCCAACACCCGGCCGGGGTGCTGAAGCAGCGCATGCCGGTCGCCCAGGCGGTCGGGGCGGTGCTGGAGTCGGGTGCGCCGATGGTCTCCATCGCGGGTGGCGAGCCGCTCATGCACCCCCAGATCGACGAGATCGTCCGCCAGCTCGTCGCCCGTAAGAAATACGTATTCCTCTGCACCAACGCCCTGCTCATGCGCAAGAAGATGGACAAGTTCACACCGTCCCCTTACTTCGCGTTTACCGTTCACATTGACGGCCTGCGCGAGCGGCACGACGAATCGGTGGCCAAGGAAGGCACCTTCGACGAGGCCGTGGAGGCGATCAAGGAGGCCAAGCGGCGCGGCTTCCGGGTGACCACCAACTCCACCTTCTTCAACACGGACACCCCGCAGACGATCGTCGAGGTGCTCAACTTCCTCAACGACGACCTGCAGGTCGACGAGATGATGCTGTCGCCCGCGTTCGCGTACGAGAAGGCGCCCGACCAGGACCACTTCCTCGGCGTCGAGCAGACCCGTGAGCTGTTCCGCAAGGCGTTCGGCGACGGCAACCGCAAGAAGTGGCGGCTCAACCACAGCCCGCTCTTCCTGGACTTCCTGGAGGGCAAGGCGGACTTCCCCTGCACCGCGTGGGCGATCCCCAACTATTCGCTCTTCGGCTGGCAGCGCCCCTGCTACCTGATGAGCGACGGCTACGTGGCGACGTACCAGAAGCTGATCGACGAGACCGACTGGGACAAGTACGGCCGCGGCAAGGACGAGCGCTGCGACAACTGCATGGCCCACTGCGGCTACGAGCCCACGGCCGTGCTGGCCACCATGGGCTCGCTGAAGGAGTCCATCCGCGCCGCCCGGGAGACCGTCGCGTCCAACCGCGCGAAGTGA
- a CDS encoding polyprenyl synthetase family protein, with product MSAIGATRGENVTADSVIALLENGRILTTPVLRAAVARLAPPMDTVASYHFGWIDQAGRPADGDGGKAVRPALALLSAQAAGAPAETGVPGAVAVELVHNFSLLHDDLMDGDEQRRHRDTVWKVHGPAQAILVGDALFALANEILLEQGTADAGRATRRLTTATRKLIDGQAQDISFEHRERVTVAECLEMEGNKTGALLACASSIGAVLGGASESDADALEEYGYHLGLAFQAIDDLLGIWGDPATTGKQTWSDLRQRKKSLPVVAALAADGPASERLGELLAADAKNSGLIETDAFSEEEFALRAALIEEAGGREWTSQEARRQYTTAIAALDKMDMPEEIQRKLVGLADFVVVREK from the coding sequence ATGAGTGCAATTGGTGCGACAAGAGGAGAGAACGTGACCGCTGACAGCGTGATCGCGCTGCTGGAGAACGGCCGCATCCTGACCACCCCCGTGCTGCGCGCGGCGGTGGCACGGCTCGCCCCGCCGATGGACACCGTCGCCTCGTACCACTTCGGGTGGATCGACCAGGCCGGCCGGCCCGCGGACGGCGACGGCGGCAAGGCGGTGCGTCCCGCGCTGGCCCTGCTGTCCGCGCAGGCCGCGGGGGCGCCCGCGGAGACCGGCGTGCCCGGTGCGGTCGCGGTGGAGCTGGTGCACAACTTCTCGCTGCTGCACGACGACCTGATGGACGGCGACGAGCAGCGCCGGCACCGCGACACGGTGTGGAAGGTGCACGGCCCGGCCCAGGCGATCCTGGTCGGCGACGCGCTCTTCGCGCTGGCCAACGAGATCCTGCTGGAGCAGGGCACCGCCGACGCCGGCCGGGCCACCCGCCGGCTGACCACCGCGACCCGCAAACTGATCGACGGTCAGGCGCAGGACATCTCCTTCGAGCACCGCGAGCGGGTCACCGTGGCGGAGTGCCTGGAGATGGAGGGCAACAAGACCGGTGCCCTGCTGGCCTGCGCCTCCTCCATCGGAGCGGTGCTCGGCGGCGCGTCGGAGTCCGACGCGGACGCGCTGGAGGAGTACGGCTACCACCTGGGGCTGGCCTTCCAGGCGATCGACGACCTGCTGGGCATCTGGGGCGATCCGGCCACCACCGGCAAGCAGACCTGGAGCGATCTGAGGCAGCGTAAGAAGTCGCTGCCGGTGGTCGCCGCGCTCGCCGCGGACGGTCCCGCGTCGGAGCGGCTGGGTGAACTCCTGGCCGCGGACGCGAAAAACTCCGGATTGATCGAAACTGATGCCTTCAGTGAGGAAGAGTTCGCCCTGCGCGCGGCGTTGATCGAGGAGGCGGGTGGTCGGGAATGGACGTCTCAGGAGGCCCGGAGGCAGTACACGACCGCCATCGCCGCACTGGACAAAATGGACATGCCTGAAGAAATCCAACGTAAGCTCGTGGGCCTGGCGGATTTTGTGGTGGTCCGCGAAAAGTAA
- the dxs gene encoding 1-deoxy-D-xylulose-5-phosphate synthase, producing MSMLENIKGPRDLKALPDGRLDELAADIRHFLVDAVARTGGHLGPNLGVVELTIALHRVFDSPADRILWDTGHQSYVHKLLTGRQDFSKLRTKGGLSGYPSRAESEHDVIENSHASTVLGWADGLAKANELRGSDDRVVAVIGDGALTGGMAWEALNNVAAARDRPLIIVVNDNERSYGPTIGGLANHLATLRTTDGYERFLSWGKQLLQQTPVIGQPLYESLHGAKKGFKDAFAPQGMFEDLGLKYLGPIDGHDIAAVESALRRARRFHGPVLVHCLTEKGRGYAAAEQDEADHFHTVGAMDPLTCRPLAPSRGPSWTSVFGEELVAIGAERPDVVAITAAMLQPVGLAKFAAAYPHRVFDVGIAEQHAATSAAGLATGGLHPVVAVYATFLNRAFDQVLMDVALHKCGVTFVLDRAGVTGVDGASHNGMWDMSILQVVPGLRIAAPRDADQLRAQLREAVAVDDAPTVVRFPKETAGEEVPALDRIGGVDILHRPAAGLRPDVLLVSVGALAGTCLSVAELLAGRGIGVTVVDPRWVKPVDPALAELAAGHRMVAVVEDNGRAAGVGSAIAQALRDASVDVPLRDFGIPPQFLAHAKRDEVLADIGLTPAEIAGSVGASFLRLAARTEPGAVTESGTAASAAAGAVPGTAAGPRAVPGRAAGTTAKDAGRTVPGQADPAGSDTARPAHTSGGSTPRTRGAGER from the coding sequence ATGTCGATGCTGGAGAACATCAAAGGCCCGCGCGACCTGAAGGCACTGCCCGACGGCCGGCTGGACGAACTCGCCGCCGACATCCGCCACTTCCTCGTCGACGCGGTCGCCAGGACCGGCGGCCATCTCGGCCCCAACCTCGGCGTGGTGGAGCTGACGATCGCGCTGCACCGCGTCTTCGACTCACCCGCCGACCGCATCCTGTGGGACACCGGCCACCAGTCCTACGTGCACAAGCTGCTCACCGGCCGGCAGGACTTCTCCAAACTCCGCACCAAGGGCGGCCTGTCCGGCTACCCGTCCCGTGCCGAGTCCGAGCACGACGTGATCGAGAACAGCCACGCCTCCACCGTGCTCGGCTGGGCCGACGGCCTCGCCAAGGCCAACGAGCTGCGCGGCAGCGACGACCGCGTGGTCGCGGTCATCGGCGACGGCGCGCTCACCGGCGGCATGGCCTGGGAGGCGCTGAACAACGTCGCCGCCGCCCGGGACCGCCCCCTGATCATCGTCGTCAACGACAACGAGCGCTCCTACGGCCCCACCATCGGCGGCCTGGCCAACCACCTCGCCACCCTGCGCACCACCGACGGCTACGAGCGCTTCCTGTCCTGGGGCAAGCAGCTCCTGCAGCAGACGCCGGTGATCGGCCAGCCGCTCTACGAGTCGCTGCACGGCGCCAAGAAGGGCTTCAAGGACGCCTTCGCGCCGCAGGGCATGTTCGAGGACCTGGGGCTGAAGTACCTCGGCCCGATCGACGGCCACGACATCGCCGCGGTGGAGTCCGCGCTGCGCCGCGCCCGCCGCTTCCACGGCCCGGTCCTGGTGCACTGCCTCACCGAGAAGGGCCGCGGGTACGCCGCCGCCGAGCAGGACGAGGCGGACCACTTCCACACCGTCGGCGCCATGGACCCGCTCACCTGCCGGCCGCTGGCCCCGTCCCGGGGCCCGTCGTGGACCTCGGTGTTCGGCGAGGAGCTGGTGGCCATCGGCGCCGAGCGCCCCGACGTGGTCGCCATCACGGCGGCCATGCTCCAGCCGGTGGGCCTGGCGAAGTTCGCCGCGGCCTACCCGCACCGCGTCTTCGACGTCGGGATCGCCGAGCAGCACGCCGCGACCTCGGCCGCGGGCCTGGCCACCGGCGGCCTGCACCCGGTCGTCGCGGTCTACGCGACCTTCCTCAACCGCGCCTTCGACCAGGTGCTGATGGACGTCGCGCTGCACAAGTGCGGCGTCACCTTCGTGCTGGACCGGGCCGGGGTGACCGGGGTGGACGGCGCCTCGCACAACGGCATGTGGGACATGTCGATCCTCCAGGTGGTGCCCGGGCTGCGGATCGCCGCGCCGCGCGACGCGGACCAGTTGCGCGCGCAGTTGCGGGAGGCGGTCGCGGTGGACGACGCGCCCACCGTGGTGCGGTTCCCGAAGGAGACCGCGGGGGAGGAGGTGCCCGCGCTCGACCGGATCGGCGGCGTGGACATCCTGCACCGGCCGGCCGCGGGCCTGCGGCCCGACGTGCTGCTGGTCTCCGTCGGCGCGCTGGCCGGCACCTGCCTGTCGGTCGCCGAACTGCTCGCCGGGCGCGGCATCGGCGTCACCGTGGTCGATCCGCGCTGGGTCAAGCCGGTCGACCCCGCCCTGGCCGAACTCGCCGCCGGGCACCGGATGGTGGCCGTCGTCGAGGACAACGGCCGTGCCGCGGGGGTCGGTTCGGCGATCGCCCAGGCGCTGCGCGACGCGTCCGTCGACGTGCCGCTGCGCGACTTCGGCATCCCTCCGCAGTTCCTCGCGCACGCCAAGCGGGACGAGGTGCTGGCGGACATCGGGCTGACCCCGGCGGAGATCGCCGGGTCGGTGGGTGCATCGTTCCTGCGGCTGGCCGCGCGCACCGAGCCGGGGGCGGTGACGGAGAGCGGCACGGCGGCGTCAGCGGCGGCCGGCGCCGTACCCGGAACCGCGGCAGGCCCCCGCGCCGTACCCGGGCGCGCGGCGGGAACCACTGCCAAGGACGCGGGCAGGACCGTCCCCGGGCAGGCCGACCCGGCCGGTTCCGACACCGCGAGACCGGCGCATACTTCGGGTGGCAGCACCCCACGCACGCGAGGAGCAGGTGAACGATGA
- a CDS encoding phosphorylase family protein, with protein sequence MGRPRPPLTVVCALPIERFALRRGTARNTAEFPVTVLRTGMGPKNAERVVAQALQDPAIHGGSVLTTGFCAGLAPGMRPGDVVVSDDGHESATLAAALKAALADRGHTVHTGTLAESDHVVRGAERAALAATGAIAVDMESAAMRRAALAEGAHRIAAARVVVDTPEFELVRVGTLRTGIIAFRVLRDLVPAFLDWHRTTALPWR encoded by the coding sequence GTGGGCCGTCCCCGACCCCCGCTGACGGTGGTGTGCGCCCTGCCGATCGAGCGCTTCGCGCTGCGCAGGGGCACCGCCAGGAATACCGCGGAGTTCCCGGTCACCGTGCTGCGCACCGGCATGGGTCCGAAGAACGCGGAGCGGGTCGTCGCCCAGGCCCTGCAGGACCCGGCGATACACGGAGGTTCCGTCCTGACCACCGGCTTCTGCGCGGGGCTCGCCCCCGGCATGCGGCCGGGCGACGTCGTCGTCTCCGACGACGGGCACGAGAGCGCGACGCTGGCCGCCGCGCTCAAGGCCGCTCTCGCGGACCGGGGCCACACCGTGCACACCGGCACACTGGCGGAATCCGATCATGTCGTGCGGGGCGCCGAGCGCGCCGCACTCGCGGCGACAGGTGCCATCGCCGTGGACATGGAGTCGGCCGCGATGCGCCGCGCCGCTCTCGCCGAGGGGGCGCACCGCATCGCGGCGGCCCGCGTCGTCGTCGACACGCCCGAGTTCGAACTCGTCCGTGTCGGAACGCTTCGCACCGGGATCATCGCATTCCGAGTGCTCAGAGATCTTGTTCCCGCCTTTCTCGATTGGCACCGCACTACCGCGCTCCCCTGGAGGTGA